From Sus scrofa isolate TJ Tabasco breed Duroc unplaced genomic scaffold, Sscrofa11.1 Contig53, whole genome shotgun sequence, the proteins below share one genomic window:
- the LOC110258875 gene encoding olfactory receptor 5D14, giving the protein MLMASRNLSVEITFALLGFTDYPELQIPLFLVFLIMYIITLVGNLGMIVIIKINPKFHTPMYFFLSHLSFVDFCYSSIVTPKLLENLVMADKSIFYSSCMLQYFLSCTAVVTESFLLAVMAYDRFVAICNPLLYTVVMSQRLCALMVAGSYFWGMFGPLVLLCYALQLNFSGHHIINHFFCEYTALIAVSSSNICIPHLLLFGFATFNEVSTLLIILTSYVFIFVTVLNIHSVSGRRKAFSTCASHLTAITIFHGTILSLYCVPNSQNSRQTVKVASVFYTVVNPMLNPLIYSLRNKDVKDAFQKLIDTKVSFH; this is encoded by the coding sequence atgctaatGGCTTCAAGAAACTTGAGTGTGGAGATAACCTTTGCCCTCTTGGGTTTCACAGATTACCCAGAGCTTCAGATTCCCCTCTTCCTCGTGTTTCTGATCATGTACATTATCACCCTGGTAGGAAATCTTGGGATGATAGTAATCATCAAAATTAACCCCAAGtttcacacccccatgtactttttccttagTCACctttcttttgttgatttttgttacTCTTCCATTGTTACTCCCAAGCTCCTGGAGAACTTGGTCATGGCTGATAAAAGCATCTTCTACTCTAGCTGCATGTTGCAGTACTTCCtgtcctgcactgctgtggtgacAGAGTCTTTCTTGTTggcagtgatggcctatgaccgctttgtggccataTGCAATCCCCTGCTTTATACAGTGGTCATGTCACAGAGGCTCTGTGCCCTGatggttgctgggtcatatttcTGGGGTATGTTTGGCCCCTTGGTACTCCTTTGCTATGCTCTCCAATTGAACTTTTCTGGGCATCACATAATcaaccactttttctgtgaatacACGGCTCTCATTGCTGTCTCAAGCTCCAACATATGCATTCCACACCTGCTACTTTTCGGCTTTGCCACCTTCAATGAGGTGAGTACACTGCTTATAATCCTCACTTCCtatgtcttcatttttgttaCGGTCCTAAACATCCATTCTGTCAGTGGTCGCcgcaaggccttctccacctgcgcCTCCCACCTGACCGCTATCACCATCTTCCACGGGACCATCCTTTCCCTGTACTGTGTGCCCAACTCCCAGAACTCTCGACAGACTGTCAAAGTGGCCTCTGTATTTTACACAGTGGTCAACCCCATGCTGAACCCTCtgatctacagcctgaggaataaAGATGTGAAGGATGCCTTCCAGAAATTAATAGACACAAAAGTCTCATTTCACTGA